A genomic segment from Egibacteraceae bacterium encodes:
- the glgB gene encoding 1,4-alpha-glucan branching protein GlgB, with protein sequence MTAELTAGLAAWIPAQRWFAGKARTVRSMRVADLIELTGGDGTQVLDALVDVAFADGHAERYQVPLAAPASGTPLALHVEGTGLADATAVPAAARLLAELSLSTAQHPGGGSSAGVVGRPVEGGAVTIGEPRRMSAEQSNTSIVFGEELILKVFRRIETGVNPDVEVTRALTERGFTGVPRQHGALELVGAGGMGTALTVLSDFVAGGREGWALAVDDVARADPQRSTVLPAVETLGAAIAAMHDTLAAAFGAVPATDGAGSWVTDMRAQAERVLDTASRVASAVAAPVLERQEELRARLHDLGPAAASGMAIRIHGDLHLGQVLADAQGRWQLLDFEGEPSRSLAERRRPNPPLRDVAGMLRSFDYAAATGNIGGPLTPESVAWRDEARRRFLDGYLGALVRQDLLPEDVEVWNQLAAFELDKAVYELGYELANRPAWVPIPIGGIQRVLNRPTSGRSPDMAKSRTSRVSQSPDWRAAQADVDAIVAGTHREPHRVLGLHTVDGKGVVRAWRPDAEGVEVVVDGSDPVAAERRVDAGFFEVALPEPPTAGAYRLRVTYADGTAYDLQDPYGFWPTLGDVDLHLAGEGRHEELWRRMGAHTTTVDGVEGTAFAVWAPAAQGVRVIGDFNSWDGRLHPMRLLGSSGTWELFLPEVGSGAYYKYEIVTAEGHLVTRADPYAFATDVPPGTASRVHQSSYRWEDNEWLATRRERRASDAPVSIYEVHLGSWRHGDDGRPMTYREIAGPLADHVTELGFTHIELLPVAEHPFGGSWGYQVTGYFAPTARFGDPDDFRFMVDHLHQRGIGVIVDWVPAHFPKDEWALARFDGTALYEHADPRQGEHPDWGTLVFNFGRNEVRNFLIANALFWIEDLHIDGLRVDAVASMLYLDYSREEDQWVPNAFGGRENLEAVSFLAELNKTVYGRNPDALMVAEESTAWPGVSRPVHLGGLGFGFKWNMGWMHDTLDYFSRDSIHRRYHHHQLTFGLLYAWSENYILPLSHDEVVHGKRSLLDKMPGDRWQKFANLRALYGYMWAHPGKQLLFMGGEFGQWREWAEERQLDWYLLGEQDHAGLQRLVGDLNAVYREQPALWQRDTEPSGFTWIDANNTDDNLLSFVRWGREGVPPLVCVGNFAPVPRHGLRLGLPVAGEYAEVLNTDGERYAGSNVGNLGGVVAEDVAWHGLPASAEITVPPLATLWLRPV encoded by the coding sequence ATGACGGCCGAGCTGACCGCCGGCCTGGCGGCATGGATTCCCGCCCAACGGTGGTTCGCGGGCAAGGCGCGCACCGTGCGCTCCATGCGCGTGGCCGACCTCATCGAGCTCACCGGTGGCGACGGCACCCAGGTGCTCGACGCGCTGGTCGATGTCGCGTTCGCCGACGGGCACGCCGAGCGCTACCAGGTGCCGCTCGCCGCACCCGCGTCCGGCACCCCGCTCGCCCTACACGTGGAGGGCACCGGCCTCGCCGACGCCACCGCGGTCCCCGCCGCGGCCCGGCTCCTGGCCGAGCTCAGCCTCTCGACTGCCCAGCATCCGGGCGGCGGCAGCAGTGCGGGGGTCGTCGGCAGGCCGGTCGAGGGCGGCGCGGTCACGATCGGCGAGCCGCGGCGGATGTCGGCCGAGCAGTCCAACACCTCCATCGTCTTCGGCGAGGAGCTGATCCTCAAGGTCTTCCGGCGCATCGAGACCGGCGTGAACCCCGACGTCGAGGTGACCCGCGCGCTGACCGAACGGGGGTTCACCGGGGTCCCGCGCCAGCACGGGGCTCTGGAGCTGGTCGGCGCGGGGGGCATGGGGACCGCCCTCACGGTGCTGTCGGACTTCGTGGCGGGCGGGCGCGAGGGGTGGGCGCTGGCGGTCGATGACGTCGCACGGGCCGACCCCCAGAGGTCGACCGTCCTGCCGGCCGTGGAAACCCTGGGGGCGGCGATCGCGGCGATGCACGACACCCTGGCCGCGGCCTTCGGCGCGGTCCCCGCCACCGATGGTGCGGGTTCGTGGGTCACCGACATGCGCGCGCAGGCGGAGCGGGTGCTCGACACCGCGAGCCGGGTCGCATCCGCTGTCGCAGCGCCGGTGCTGGAGCGCCAGGAGGAGCTGCGCGCACGCCTGCACGACCTGGGGCCCGCTGCCGCATCGGGCATGGCGATCCGCATCCACGGCGACCTGCACCTCGGCCAGGTCCTGGCCGACGCCCAGGGACGGTGGCAGCTCCTGGACTTCGAGGGCGAGCCGAGCCGGTCGTTGGCAGAGCGCCGCAGACCCAATCCGCCGCTGCGCGACGTGGCGGGCATGCTGCGCTCGTTCGACTACGCCGCGGCGACCGGCAACATCGGGGGTCCGCTGACGCCCGAGTCCGTCGCATGGCGCGACGAAGCGCGCCGGCGCTTCCTCGACGGCTACCTCGGGGCGCTGGTCCGCCAGGACCTGCTGCCCGAGGACGTCGAGGTGTGGAACCAGCTCGCGGCCTTCGAGCTCGACAAGGCTGTCTACGAGCTCGGCTACGAGCTCGCGAACCGTCCCGCGTGGGTGCCGATCCCCATCGGCGGCATCCAACGCGTGCTGAACCGCCCGACTTCGGGTAGGAGTCCCGATATGGCTAAATCCCGCACGTCCCGAGTCTCGCAATCCCCCGATTGGCGAGCCGCCCAGGCCGACGTGGACGCCATCGTCGCCGGCACGCACCGCGAACCGCACCGGGTGCTCGGCCTCCACACCGTGGACGGCAAGGGCGTCGTGCGCGCGTGGCGCCCCGACGCGGAGGGCGTCGAGGTGGTCGTCGACGGTTCCGACCCCGTGGCGGCCGAACGGCGCGTCGATGCGGGGTTCTTCGAGGTCGCGCTCCCCGAGCCGCCGACCGCCGGCGCGTACCGCCTGCGGGTGACCTACGCTGACGGGACCGCGTACGACCTGCAGGACCCCTACGGGTTCTGGCCGACGCTGGGCGATGTCGATCTGCACCTCGCCGGTGAGGGACGTCACGAGGAGCTGTGGCGGCGCATGGGGGCGCACACCACCACGGTCGACGGCGTCGAGGGCACGGCGTTCGCGGTGTGGGCCCCCGCGGCCCAGGGCGTGCGGGTCATCGGGGACTTCAACAGCTGGGATGGCCGCCTGCACCCGATGCGCCTGCTGGGCAGCTCGGGGACCTGGGAGCTGTTCCTGCCCGAGGTCGGCTCCGGCGCCTACTACAAGTACGAGATCGTCACGGCCGAGGGCCACCTCGTGACCCGCGCCGACCCCTATGCGTTCGCCACCGACGTGCCTCCGGGCACCGCCAGCCGCGTCCACCAGTCGAGCTACCGGTGGGAGGACAACGAGTGGCTCGCGACGCGCCGCGAGCGCCGGGCGTCCGATGCGCCCGTCTCGATCTACGAGGTGCACCTCGGCTCGTGGCGTCACGGGGACGACGGCCGTCCCATGACCTACCGGGAGATCGCCGGACCCCTCGCCGACCACGTCACCGAGCTCGGCTTCACCCACATCGAGCTCCTGCCCGTCGCCGAGCATCCGTTCGGCGGGTCGTGGGGATACCAGGTCACCGGGTACTTCGCGCCCACGGCGCGCTTCGGCGATCCCGACGACTTCCGGTTCATGGTCGACCACCTGCACCAGCGCGGTATCGGGGTGATCGTCGACTGGGTTCCTGCGCACTTCCCGAAGGACGAGTGGGCCCTCGCCCGCTTCGACGGCACCGCCCTGTACGAGCATGCCGACCCCCGCCAGGGCGAGCATCCTGACTGGGGCACGCTGGTCTTCAACTTCGGCCGCAACGAGGTCCGCAACTTCCTGATCGCCAACGCGCTGTTCTGGATCGAGGATCTGCACATCGACGGTCTGCGCGTCGACGCCGTGGCATCGATGCTGTACCTCGACTACTCGCGGGAGGAGGACCAATGGGTGCCCAACGCCTTCGGGGGACGCGAGAACCTCGAGGCGGTCAGCTTCCTCGCCGAGCTCAACAAGACGGTGTACGGCCGCAACCCCGACGCGCTCATGGTCGCCGAGGAGTCCACGGCGTGGCCCGGGGTCAGCCGCCCGGTGCACCTCGGGGGGCTCGGGTTCGGGTTCAAGTGGAACATGGGCTGGATGCACGACACGCTGGACTACTTCTCGCGCGACAGCATCCACCGGCGCTACCACCACCACCAGCTGACCTTCGGCCTGCTCTACGCCTGGAGCGAGAACTACATCCTGCCCCTGTCGCACGACGAGGTGGTGCACGGCAAGCGCAGCCTGCTCGACAAGATGCCCGGCGACCGCTGGCAGAAGTTCGCCAACCTGCGGGCGCTGTACGGCTACATGTGGGCGCACCCGGGCAAGCAGCTGCTGTTCATGGGCGGCGAGTTCGGGCAGTGGCGCGAGTGGGCGGAGGAGCGCCAGCTCGACTGGTACCTGCTCGGCGAGCAGGACCATGCCGGTCTGCAGCGCCTGGTCGGCGACCTGAACGCCGTCTACCGGGAGCAGCCGGCGCTGTGGCAGCGCGACACCGAGCCCAGCGGGTTCACGTGGATCGATGCGAACAACACCGACGACAACCTGCTGTCCTTCGTCCGATGGGGCCGCGAGGGTGTGCCCCCGCTGGTGTGCGTCGGCAACTTCGCCCCCGTCCCCCGCCACGGTCTGCGGCTCGGTCTGCCCGTCGCCGGGGAGTACGCCGAGGTCCTGAACACCGACGGTGAGCGCTACGCGGGCAGCAACGTCGGCAACCTCGGTGGGGTGGTCGCCGAGGACGTGGCCTGGCACGGGCTGCCGGCCTCCGCCGAGATCACGGTCCCGCCCCTGGCAACCCTCTGGCTGCGCCCGGTGTGA
- the treS gene encoding maltose alpha-D-glucosyltransferase, producing the protein MTVEANALWYQTAIFYEALIRGFNDSNHDGTGDIQGLIDRLDYIEWLGVDCIWLVPFYDSPLRDGGYDIADFYAVLPEYGTVDDVRELLEAAHARGIRIIADMVMNHTSDQHQWFQEARQPGSDKRDWYVWSDTDERFSDARIIFVDTEHSNWTWDHEAGAYYWHRFFHHQPDLNYDNPEVAQAMLDVVRFWLDLGLDGFRLDAVPYLFERDGTDGENLKETHDYLRLLRKEVDATHPGKVLLAEANQWPADVVDYFGEDGDECHMCFHFPLMPRMYMALRREERHPITEILAQTPTIPENCQWGIFLRNHDELTLEMVTDEERDYMYAEYANDPRMKINVGIRRRLAPLLDNDRRVAELFHALLYSLPGSPIMYYGDEILMGDNIYLGDRDGVRTPMQWNPDRNAGFSRADFAALYAPPVLDPVYGFPSVNVEAQQRHPNSLLHWVRNLVNVRKQHPVFGLGKFTPLTSSNDKILGFLRESEDDTVLVVANLAATAQPVELDLSRFAGRTPVELLGRTPFPAIGEWPYLLTLGQHGFYWFELVETME; encoded by the coding sequence GTGACCGTCGAAGCCAATGCTCTCTGGTACCAGACAGCGATCTTCTACGAGGCACTGATCCGGGGCTTCAACGATTCCAACCACGATGGGACCGGCGACATCCAGGGCCTCATCGACCGTCTCGACTACATCGAGTGGCTCGGCGTCGACTGCATCTGGCTGGTGCCGTTCTACGACTCGCCGTTGCGCGACGGCGGCTACGACATCGCCGACTTCTACGCGGTGCTGCCCGAGTACGGCACGGTCGATGACGTGCGCGAGCTGCTCGAGGCCGCCCACGCCCGCGGCATCCGCATCATCGCCGACATGGTCATGAACCACACGAGCGACCAGCACCAGTGGTTCCAGGAGGCCCGCCAGCCCGGGTCGGACAAGCGGGACTGGTACGTCTGGAGCGACACCGATGAGCGCTTCAGCGACGCCCGGATCATCTTCGTGGACACCGAGCACTCCAACTGGACGTGGGACCACGAGGCGGGGGCGTACTACTGGCACCGGTTCTTCCACCACCAGCCCGACCTCAACTACGACAACCCCGAGGTCGCGCAGGCGATGCTCGACGTCGTGCGGTTCTGGCTCGATCTGGGCCTCGACGGCTTCCGCCTCGACGCCGTCCCGTACCTCTTCGAGCGGGACGGGACCGACGGGGAGAACCTCAAGGAGACCCACGACTACCTGCGCCTGCTCCGCAAGGAGGTCGACGCCACCCACCCCGGCAAGGTCCTGCTCGCAGAGGCGAACCAGTGGCCCGCCGACGTCGTCGACTACTTCGGCGAGGACGGCGACGAGTGCCACATGTGCTTCCACTTCCCGCTCATGCCCCGCATGTACATGGCGCTGCGGCGCGAGGAACGCCATCCCATCACCGAGATCCTCGCCCAGACGCCAACGATCCCCGAGAACTGCCAGTGGGGCATCTTCTTGCGGAACCACGACGAGCTCACGCTCGAGATGGTGACGGACGAGGAGCGGGACTACATGTACGCCGAGTACGCGAACGACCCCCGCATGAAGATCAACGTGGGGATCCGGCGCCGGCTCGCGCCGTTGCTCGACAACGACCGGAGGGTGGCCGAGCTGTTCCACGCCCTGCTCTACAGCCTCCCGGGCTCGCCGATCATGTACTACGGCGACGAGATCCTCATGGGCGACAACATCTACCTCGGTGACCGCGACGGGGTCCGCACGCCGATGCAGTGGAACCCCGACCGCAATGCGGGCTTCTCCCGGGCGGATTTCGCGGCTCTGTACGCGCCCCCCGTGCTCGACCCCGTCTACGGCTTCCCCTCGGTGAACGTCGAGGCGCAGCAGCGTCACCCCAACTCCCTGCTGCACTGGGTCCGCAACCTGGTGAACGTGCGCAAGCAGCACCCGGTGTTCGGCCTGGGGAAGTTCACGCCGTTGACGTCCTCCAACGACAAGATCCTCGGGTTCCTGCGGGAGTCCGAGGACGACACGGTGCTGGTCGTGGCGAACCTGGCCGCCACGGCGCAGCCCGTGGAGCTCGACCTCTCCCGCTTCGCCGGGCGAACGCCCGTGGAGCTGCTGGGACGCACCCCCTTCCCGGCGATCGGCGAGTGGCCCTACCTGCTCACCCTGGGCCAGCACGGCTTCTACTGGTTCGAGCTCGTGGAGACCATGGAATGA
- a CDS encoding alpha-1,4-glucan--maltose-1-phosphate maltosyltransferase — protein MPRSIDGVEVGAGGAQPARKSVQDGRSPWEQRVGSGGSPRIRSAHPGRPTQETTTIEGLGVKGRVEIQHVTPSVDCGRYAAKAVVGDDVIVGADIFREGHDKIAAAVRYRGPGDTRWREMPMRLDTNDRWYGDFPVDRMGAWRYQVMGWTDHYVTWLDGLQKKHAAGQRDLEVELLEGAALLERRLKGASKAARELLNETVAALRGDAGLRERVDAAGEPDTLAVLERHPERLDQSVSAPDLPLWVDRPAASFGAWYEMFPRSEGATETRSGTFAEAAKRLPAIAEMGFDVVYLPPIHPIGRTNRKGRQGPHDLEPGPDDPGVPWAIGSEEGGHDAVHPELGTIEDFDRFVAEAAANDLEVSLDYAIQCSPDHPWVTEHPDWFKHRADGSIQYAENPPKKYQDIFPINFGTEDREGLWAELKRILDHWIAHGVTIFRVDNPHTKALPFWAWVIDEIRTEHPEVIFLAEAFTRPKMMQTLAKLGFSQSYTYFAWRNTKQELTAYLTELAHTDMADYYRPNFWPNTPDILTEFLQTGGRAAFKLRLVLAALLSPAYGIYSGYELCEAEPLEPGSEEYFESEKYRFRPRDWERTDSLAPYIARINRIRRAHPVFAQLRNIWFHHIGNDALLCFSKVDEHRQGAILAIVNLDPHHPQEGLTWLDLWQLGLEHAGPFEAHDLLTETTYIWHGAENYVRLDPAIESAHVLRLRSL, from the coding sequence GTGCCGCGTAGCATCGATGGCGTCGAGGTCGGCGCCGGCGGCGCGCAGCCGGCGCGCAAGTCGGTGCAGGACGGCCGGTCGCCCTGGGAACAGCGGGTCGGGTCGGGCGGGTCGCCACGTATAAGGTCTGCGCACCCGGGTAGACCCACGCAGGAGACCACGACCATCGAAGGGCTTGGGGTGAAGGGACGCGTCGAGATCCAACACGTCACGCCGTCCGTGGACTGTGGGCGGTACGCGGCCAAGGCGGTGGTGGGCGACGACGTGATCGTCGGGGCCGACATCTTCCGCGAGGGGCACGACAAGATCGCCGCCGCGGTGCGCTACCGCGGGCCCGGGGACACCCGGTGGCGCGAGATGCCGATGCGCCTGGACACCAACGACCGGTGGTACGGGGACTTCCCCGTGGACCGGATGGGCGCGTGGCGCTACCAGGTGATGGGCTGGACCGACCACTACGTGACCTGGCTCGACGGGCTCCAGAAGAAGCACGCCGCCGGGCAGCGCGACCTCGAGGTGGAGCTGCTCGAAGGGGCCGCGCTCCTCGAGCGTCGCCTCAAGGGCGCCTCCAAGGCCGCCCGGGAGCTCCTCAACGAGACCGTGGCGGCCCTGCGCGGCGACGCCGGCCTGCGGGAGCGGGTGGACGCCGCCGGCGAGCCGGACACCCTGGCGGTCCTGGAGCGCCACCCGGAGCGTCTGGACCAGAGCGTCAGCGCGCCGGACCTGCCTCTGTGGGTGGACCGGCCGGCGGCCAGCTTCGGTGCGTGGTACGAGATGTTCCCCCGCTCGGAGGGGGCCACGGAGACCCGCAGCGGCACCTTCGCCGAAGCGGCCAAGCGCCTGCCCGCCATCGCCGAGATGGGCTTCGACGTGGTGTACCTCCCGCCGATCCACCCGATCGGCCGCACGAACCGCAAGGGGCGCCAAGGCCCGCACGACCTGGAGCCCGGGCCCGACGACCCTGGCGTGCCCTGGGCCATCGGCAGCGAGGAGGGCGGGCACGATGCGGTCCATCCCGAGCTCGGGACGATCGAGGACTTCGACCGCTTCGTGGCCGAGGCCGCCGCGAACGACCTGGAGGTCTCCCTGGACTACGCCATCCAGTGCTCGCCGGACCACCCGTGGGTGACCGAGCACCCGGACTGGTTCAAGCACCGTGCCGACGGCTCGATCCAGTACGCCGAGAACCCCCCCAAGAAGTACCAGGACATCTTCCCGATCAACTTCGGCACCGAGGACCGGGAAGGGCTCTGGGCCGAGCTCAAACGCATCCTGGACCACTGGATCGCCCACGGCGTGACGATCTTCCGCGTGGACAACCCCCACACCAAGGCCCTGCCGTTCTGGGCGTGGGTCATCGACGAGATCCGCACCGAGCACCCCGAGGTGATCTTCCTCGCCGAGGCGTTCACGCGTCCCAAGATGATGCAGACCCTGGCGAAGCTCGGTTTCAGCCAGAGCTACACCTACTTCGCCTGGCGCAACACGAAGCAGGAGCTGACGGCGTACCTGACCGAGCTCGCCCACACCGACATGGCGGACTACTATCGTCCGAACTTCTGGCCGAACACCCCCGACATCCTCACCGAGTTCCTGCAGACGGGGGGGCGTGCGGCGTTCAAGCTGCGGCTCGTGCTGGCCGCACTGCTCTCCCCCGCCTACGGCATCTACTCCGGCTACGAGCTGTGCGAGGCCGAGCCACTGGAGCCCGGCAGCGAGGAGTACTTCGAGTCGGAGAAGTACCGCTTCAGGCCGCGTGACTGGGAGCGGACGGACTCCCTCGCGCCCTACATCGCCCGCATCAACCGCATCCGCCGCGCCCACCCGGTGTTCGCGCAGCTGCGCAACATCTGGTTCCACCACATCGGCAACGACGCGCTGCTGTGCTTCTCCAAGGTCGACGAGCACCGGCAGGGGGCGATCCTTGCGATCGTCAACCTCGACCCCCACCATCCCCAGGAGGGCCTCACCTGGCTGGACCTGTGGCAGCTCGGGCTGGAGCACGCCGGGCCCTTCGAGGCGCACGACCTGCTGACGGAGACCACCTACATCTGGCACGGTGCGGAGAACTACGTCCGGCTCGACCCTGCCATCGAATCCGCCCACGTCCTGCGACTGCGGTCGCTCTAG
- a CDS encoding ABC transporter ATP-binding protein, with the protein MPAIAVRHLHFTYPKAVSSAVEGMDFTVEEGEIFGFLGPSGAGKSTTQRILVGLLKGWSGEVAVLGRPLGSWGPGYYERVGVGFELPNHFGKLTARENLAFFGRLYAAGGQEPALLMERLGLAQAADQRVSTFSKGMKMRLNLARALLHRPDLLFLDEPTAGLDPANARTVKELVGEQRQAGRTVFLTTHDLGVAEQLCDRVAFVVEGRIAALGTPTALTLRAGARRVRVAVAQPDGGLATHEFALEGLADDSAFRALLRSGAVETIHTTEASLEDVFVQVTGRALT; encoded by the coding sequence ATGCCTGCCATCGCGGTCCGCCACCTGCACTTCACCTACCCCAAGGCGGTCTCCTCCGCGGTGGAGGGCATGGACTTCACCGTGGAGGAAGGCGAGATCTTCGGCTTCCTCGGGCCGAGCGGTGCGGGCAAGTCCACGACCCAGAGGATCCTGGTCGGGCTGCTCAAGGGGTGGTCCGGGGAGGTGGCGGTGCTCGGCCGCCCGCTCGGTTCATGGGGGCCGGGCTACTACGAACGGGTGGGCGTCGGCTTCGAGCTGCCGAACCACTTCGGGAAGCTGACCGCTCGGGAGAACCTGGCGTTCTTCGGGCGGCTCTACGCCGCCGGCGGCCAGGAGCCGGCCCTGCTCATGGAGCGACTCGGACTTGCGCAGGCCGCCGACCAGCGCGTCTCCACGTTCTCCAAGGGCATGAAGATGCGGCTGAACCTGGCCCGTGCCCTCCTGCACCGCCCGGACCTGCTGTTCCTCGACGAACCCACGGCAGGCCTGGACCCGGCGAACGCCCGCACGGTCAAGGAGCTCGTGGGAGAGCAGCGCCAGGCCGGCCGCACGGTGTTCCTCACCACACACGACCTCGGGGTGGCGGAGCAGCTCTGCGACCGCGTGGCGTTCGTGGTCGAGGGGCGCATCGCGGCCCTGGGCACCCCCACGGCGCTGACGCTGCGCGCAGGCGCACGGCGGGTGCGGGTCGCCGTGGCCCAGCCGGACGGCGGTCTCGCCACCCACGAGTTCGCCCTCGAGGGTCTCGCCGACGACTCGGCGTTCCGGGCCCTGCTGCGCTCGGGCGCGGTCGAGACCATCCACACCACCGAGGCCAGCCTGGAGGACGTCTTCGTGCAGGTGACCGGCCGGGCCCTGACGTGA
- the glgP gene encoding alpha-glucan family phosphorylase yields the protein MIAALRTFRVRPSLPPQLETLGELAANLRWAWHPPTQELFRWADTTLWDAVGGNPAELIGRLSPERLAALAGDATFVARVGELHADLERYRTQPRWAQSQPVTPPRVAYFSPEFGLSHAMQTYSGGLGVLAGDHLKAASDLGLDLVGVGLLYRHGYFRQRLDADGWQQEQYPDLNPYRLPLRRLESDDQAVVVEVELAGRTVGCQVWCTEVGRVALLLLDTDLSSNAPADRTVTDKLYGGDVEHRLRQEIVLGIGGVRALDAARDAGLLGEPPEVFHSNEGHAGFLQLERIRRLVTTEGLSFDEAVESSRASVLFTTHTPVPAGIDVFARTLMDRYFGWLASECGISMDRLMAVGQTQDTPPEHDFNMALMGLRLSARANGVSQLHGRVARRMFKPLWPGIGEDEIPITSVTNGVHAGTWVGPEMTAVYDRYLAPDWAHNPTAWDRVREISDDALWRARGRARERFVQRVRGWVREQGERRGEAPTSLAWAAEVFDPDALTIGFARRFAEYKRGTLLLRQPQRLRALLTATDRPVQIVFAGKAHPRDELGKDIIRQLVHFSGDEELRGRVVFVEDYDMDLAAVLVQGVDLWLNNPRRPHEACGTSGQKAVLNGALHCSTLDGWWDEMYDRENGFAIGSADSHPDAAQQDAADAQALFDLLERTVVPTFYDRTEGPLPRRWLARVRRSLATLAPQVQATRMVAEYTQRLYIPIAERGGRLAVGDHKRARQLAAWRSHVDGAWAGVRCEEVVDDQGTARIGERREVSVLAQLGELTPEDVQVELLHGAVHADGSLAEASTVVLDPVGQDAGGTHRYTGAFTCTVAGEYGFTVRIVPRHDDLATWTSTGLVAWAGQDARS from the coding sequence GTGATCGCTGCACTGCGCACCTTCCGCGTCCGTCCGTCCTTGCCCCCTCAGCTCGAGACCCTCGGGGAGCTGGCGGCGAACCTGCGATGGGCATGGCATCCGCCCACCCAGGAGCTCTTCCGGTGGGCCGACACCACGCTCTGGGACGCTGTGGGCGGCAACCCTGCGGAGCTGATCGGACGGCTCTCGCCCGAGCGCCTGGCCGCGCTGGCCGGTGACGCGACCTTCGTGGCACGAGTCGGAGAGCTGCACGCCGACCTGGAGCGGTACCGCACCCAGCCGCGGTGGGCCCAGTCGCAGCCGGTCACCCCCCCGCGCGTGGCCTACTTCTCCCCGGAGTTCGGCCTGTCGCACGCGATGCAGACCTACTCGGGTGGCCTCGGGGTCCTGGCAGGCGATCACCTCAAGGCGGCCAGCGACCTGGGGCTGGACCTGGTGGGCGTCGGTCTGCTCTACCGTCACGGGTACTTCCGCCAGCGCCTGGACGCCGACGGGTGGCAGCAGGAGCAGTACCCGGACCTCAACCCGTATCGGCTGCCCCTGCGCCGGCTGGAGAGCGACGACCAGGCCGTGGTCGTCGAGGTGGAGCTCGCGGGCCGCACCGTCGGCTGCCAGGTCTGGTGCACCGAGGTCGGCCGGGTGGCGCTGCTGCTGCTCGACACCGACCTGTCTTCCAACGCCCCCGCCGACCGCACGGTCACCGACAAGCTGTACGGCGGCGACGTGGAGCACCGGCTGCGCCAGGAGATCGTCCTCGGCATCGGCGGCGTGCGCGCGCTCGACGCCGCCCGGGACGCCGGGTTGCTCGGCGAGCCCCCCGAGGTCTTCCACTCCAACGAGGGCCACGCCGGCTTCCTGCAGCTGGAGCGCATCCGCCGCCTGGTCACCACGGAGGGCCTGTCCTTCGACGAGGCGGTGGAGAGCAGCCGGGCATCCGTGCTGTTCACCACGCACACCCCCGTGCCCGCGGGGATCGATGTGTTCGCCCGGACCCTGATGGACCGCTACTTCGGCTGGTTGGCCAGCGAGTGCGGCATCTCCATGGACCGGCTGATGGCCGTTGGTCAGACCCAGGACACCCCCCCCGAGCACGACTTCAACATGGCTTTGATGGGGCTGCGCCTCTCGGCACGCGCCAACGGCGTGTCCCAGCTGCACGGACGCGTCGCCCGGAGGATGTTCAAGCCGCTCTGGCCCGGCATCGGCGAGGACGAGATCCCGATCACGTCGGTGACCAACGGCGTGCACGCCGGTACGTGGGTCGGGCCCGAGATGACCGCGGTCTACGACCGCTACCTCGCTCCGGACTGGGCTCACAACCCCACCGCGTGGGACCGCGTGCGCGAGATCAGCGACGACGCCCTCTGGCGGGCGCGGGGTCGCGCCAGGGAGCGCTTCGTGCAGCGGGTGCGTGGCTGGGTCCGCGAGCAGGGCGAGCGCCGGGGGGAGGCCCCCACGTCCCTGGCGTGGGCCGCCGAGGTGTTCGACCCCGACGCGCTGACCATCGGGTTCGCGCGCCGGTTCGCCGAGTACAAGCGCGGCACCCTGCTGCTGCGCCAGCCCCAGCGACTGCGGGCGCTGCTCACCGCCACCGACCGTCCCGTGCAGATCGTCTTCGCCGGGAAGGCCCACCCGCGCGACGAGCTCGGCAAGGACATCATCCGCCAGCTCGTGCACTTCTCCGGCGACGAGGAGCTGCGCGGGCGTGTGGTGTTCGTCGAGGACTACGACATGGACCTCGCGGCCGTGCTCGTCCAGGGTGTGGACCTGTGGCTCAACAACCCGCGGCGCCCCCACGAGGCCTGCGGTACGTCCGGCCAGAAGGCGGTGCTGAACGGCGCGTTGCACTGCTCCACGCTGGATGGCTGGTGGGACGAGATGTACGACCGCGAGAACGGCTTCGCGATCGGGTCGGCCGACAGCCACCCCGACGCCGCGCAGCAGGACGCCGCGGACGCGCAAGCCCTGTTCGACCTGCTGGAGCGCACCGTCGTCCCCACGTTCTACGACCGGACCGAGGGTCCGCTGCCCAGGCGCTGGCTCGCGCGGGTGCGCCGCTCCCTGGCGACGCTGGCGCCGCAGGTGCAGGCCACCCGGATGGTCGCCGAGTACACCCAACGGCTGTACATCCCCATCGCCGAGCGCGGCGGCCGTCTTGCGGTCGGCGATCACAAGCGCGCTCGTCAGCTCGCGGCATGGCGGTCGCACGTGGACGGCGCATGGGCCGGCGTGCGCTGCGAGGAGGTGGTGGACGACCAGGGGACCGCCCGCATCGGCGAGCGTCGGGAGGTATCGGTGCTGGCGCAGCTCGGGGAGCTGACCCCCGAGGACGTCCAGGTTGAGCTGCTGCACGGGGCGGTGCACGCGGACGGCAGTCTGGCCGAGGCATCCACCGTGGTGCTGGACCCGGTCGGCCAGGACGCGGGCGGCACGCACCGCTACACCGGCGCCTTCACGTGCACCGTGGCCGGCGAGTACGGTTTCACCGTGCGGATCGTCCCGCGCCACGACGACCTGGCGACCTGGACCTCGACGGGCTTGGTCGCCTGGGCGGGGCAGGACGCCCGGTCCTGA